A region from the Melanotaenia boesemani isolate fMelBoe1 chromosome 11, fMelBoe1.pri, whole genome shotgun sequence genome encodes:
- the LOC121648582 gene encoding uncharacterized protein LOC121648582: MTICLYECLKAVGLQRHYARFTLMGVCHADHISGLSMEDYPLLGICSMEDRTRLFHLVQLVKNLDPKSLAYDDGIVCGDDEGDESYSAVGGCSSDDYQNPGEDVNEDQDENGAAISSPNVPSFAKLSHVRRRLDFSDEPTDLQRRLFSHPADTVHAFASHNRNNKHIQEKGSVTPVELQLHSRNALLYGNQESNNCKLDVHSGCCLCNCPSRKSNKLGIRGENSTLNSKTRLPPNTETFNNPKPSPATVMPKTFNNKPFKPKDKNKISRKTNHYTDMAKLIPVYEAKGTAGYNYGLPLSFTHAPHKKQVGGQRISVCVRKRPLIHAECRRGETDVVTTPGGECVIVHESKEAVDLTQYIRQHKFYFDQVFGEESSNEDMYQTTVYPLVQHMLSGGKATCFAYGQTGAGKTYTMLGSSPGKPGLYALAVQDIFTHLSTTYRYSSLLVYVSFFEIYCGQLYDLLDHRKRLFAREDGQKVVHISRLRDVRVDSVSSLLEVISQGTAERTQGVSGVNPLSSRSHALLQIQLRDPNKQITGRMWFVDLAGSERASDAKEHDRQSRIEGAEINQSLLALKECIRSLDKEESHTPFRQSKLTLVLKDSFVGDSMTCMIANISPGHPATEHTLNTLRYADRVKELRGAGGLKGRGSKMVPSSKHCLYKSSGSNRTGTPKNPNLGKQSDIFGFNTPTTKLYTEDRLLCSTPKSNICGEETPSVARKGIGLECITPIRGWLGRNDKCHGRKGANERETRIVENESYGNTHNHCVREKSGRAVLEHENNEQQKQEGARKACLAFTERESGFYHRVKESWQHTMKETRRLETEWIEPSRQVENSRNTSSEVVRQSERGLHIYIDEMERKRHLRHYHQELQQFIPSSASPSVHFSSSPTCQSFSSSAQGSLSSLSAQMYHALEDTSPACRARLARVGYNRGQIPSSGGETHIQTETSSNFCNNKDEDAQGNSGSSEDSMVSLEEIEASFRQDWCENKKRVSSGLVKARGEAKVRRDYERTAGLERRERKCAWVAATEMEPAENKKEAEGLDTSDIPNDGDWRTKQKEAANCYSVGSTYSCNDSNSLCTHLPFEFQHQRAPAERPLSPSEYAYTLLTSNKPSEPSVESKYTRCNANIHTLPLQNTPEVTCQRKKATYSVTNQSTTLPVTIMAKVGCIPAESLNTPSKCSAYTKTYNCPDVNTKKSVLPQDETSVDSFSYIMDPLSISLLQVDQQAATASFLQGNSNTSACPVERVSGETGKECLSCAEMEGKFVEEGDAEFRLSLLELPQEKTLHPAVSDSNHTDRQIYIKNNVCGIGTNKPHNPECTLASNQNRENSQKNHSVPAFNNNVSASPPKAASCASVHTPVRLPSVQHFGNTGLSTFKNPPEYACDENKKHSFSITTQHSGCSSAHSNTLLLDQSSNSKTSPEPNNPAELSRQERLSNQQIRPTVHLLTLDDLNHAKWCIVKAHLEQLKDMEALCHKEKKLLCQQHDMALGEYVHKLAEIMERKARCAHSMKAQLQPYLKPIQSMNSQTQTQRGENYCD, from the exons ATGACAATATGTCTGTACGAGTGTCTGAAAGCTGTTGGGCTACAGCGTCACTACGCAAG GTTTACTTTGATGGGTGTTTGCCATGCAGACCACATTTCAGGGTTAAGCATGGAAGACTATCCCCTCCTGGGAATTTGCTCTATGGAGGACAGGACTCGGCTTTTTCATCTGGTCCAACTAGTGAAAAATCTTGACCCGAAGAGCCTTGCATATGATGATGGTATTGTTTGTGgagatgatgaaggtgatgagAGCTATTCTGCAGTGGGTGGTTGCAGTTCTGATGATTATCAAAATCCTGGCGAAGACGTGAATGAGGATCAGGATGAAAATGGAGCTGCTATATCTAGTCCTAATGTACCCAGTTTTGCTAAACTATCACACGTTCGAAGACGTCTTGACTTCAGTGACGAACCCACTGATCTTCAGCGGAGGCTGTTTTCTCATCCTGCAGATACTGTTCATGCCTTTGCAAGtcataacagaaataataagcACATCCAGGAAAAAGGATCAGTCACACCTGTGGAACTTcagcttcacagcagaaatgctCTGCTATATGGCAATCAAGAGAGCAACAACTGCAAGCTAGATGTACATAGCGGTTGTTGTCTGTGTAACTGTCCCAGCAGAAAAAGCAATAAGCTAGGCATCAGAGGAGAAAATTCCACCCTAAACTCAAAAACCAGATTACCACCAAACACAGAGACATTCAACAATCCAAAACCCAGTCCTGCAACAGTGATGCCAAAGACATTTAACAACAAACCATTTAAAcccaaagacaaaaacaaaatctctcGAAAGACAAATCACTACACAGACATGGCCAAGCTCATACCTGTTTATGAAGCAAAGGGAACAGCTGGCTACAATTATGGACTGCCACTGAGTTTTACTCATGCTCCACACAAAAA GCAAGTGGGAGGACAGCgaattagtgtgtgtgtgaggaaaagaCCTTTGATACATGCAGAGTGCAGAAGAGGAGAGACAGATGTGGTGACAACTCCAGGTGGAGAATGTGTGATTGTCCATGAAAGCAAAGAAGCCGTGGATCTCACACAATACATACGGCAG CACAAGTTCTACTTTGATCAGGTTTTTGGAGAGGAGAGCTCGAATGAAGACATGTATCAAACAACAGTTTATCCTCTGGTGCAGCACATGCTCAGTGG GGGCAAGGCCACCTGCTTTGCATATGGACAAACAGGTGCAGGAAAGACTTACACCATGCTCGGCTCGTCTCCTGGGAAACCTGGGTTGTATGCTCTGGCGGTTCAGGACATTTTCACTCATCTGTCCACCACATACAGATACTCATCACTGCTGGTTTATGTCAGTTTCTTTGAAATCTACTGTGGTCAACTGTATGACCTGCTGGACCACAGGAAAAG GTTATTTGCCAGGGAGGATGGACAAAAAGTGGTTCACATTTCAAGGCTGCGTGATGTCAGAGTGGACTCTGTCAGCTCACTGCTGGAG GTGATTTCACAGGGTACAGCAGAACGAACACAAGGGGTGAGTGGTGTGAATCCACTGTCCTCTCGTTCCCACGCCTTGCTTCAAATTCAGCTTAGAGATCCAAACAAGCAGATAACTGGAAG AATGTGGTTCGTTGACCTGGCAGGAAGTGAAAGGGCATCAGACGCCAAAGAACATGACAGGCAGAGTCGTATAGAGGGAGCTGAGATCAACCAGAGTCTGTTGGCA CTTAAAGAATGTATTCGTTCTCTTGACAAAGAAGAATCACACACACCTTTTCGACAAAGCAAACTTACTCTG GTTTTAAAAGACTCATTTGTTGGTGACTCAATGACATGCATGATTGCAAATATTTCTCCTGGTCACCCAGCAACCGAACACACACTCAATACACTGAGATATGCAGATCG agtGAAGGAACTGAGGGGAGCAGGAGGATTAAAGGGAAGAGGGAGCAAGATGGTACCTTCCTCCAAACATTGCCTGTACAAAAGCAGCGGCAGTAACAGGACTGGGACCCCTAAAAACCCAAACCTAGGGAAACAAAGTGATATTTTTGGTTTCAATACACCTACAACAAAGTTATACACGGAGGACAGACTTCTCTGCTCAACACCCAAGAGCAATATATGTGGAGAGGAAACACCATCAGTGGCCAGAAAAGGGATTGGACTTGAATGTATTACACCAATTAGAGGCTGGCTGGGGAGGAATGATAAATGTCATGGGAGAAAAGGAGCAAATGAAAGAGAGACCAGGATAGTAGAAAATGAAAGTTATGGAAACACTCACAATCACTGCGTTAGAGAGAAAAGTGGCAGGGCAGTGTTGGAACACGAAAATAATGAGCAGCAAAAACAAGAAGGAGCTCGTAAAGCTTGCCTAGCTTTTACTGAGCGGGAATCTGGATTCTACCACAGAGTAAAAGAGAGCTGGCAGCACACTATGAAAGAGACAAGAAGATTGGAAACAGAATGGATAGAACCAAGCAGACAAgtggaaaacagcagaaacacaaGCAGTGAAGTAGTGAGGCAAAGTGAAAGAggtttacatatttacattgaTGAAATGGAGAGGAAGAGGCACCTCAGACATTATCATCAAGAGCTGCAGCAGTTTATACCCTCATCAGCCTCACCATCTGTCCACTTCTCCTCATCTCCAACATGCCaatctttctcttcttctgctcaAGGCTCTCTATCTTCCCTCTCTGCCCAAATGTACCATGCTTTGGAAGACACTTCACCTGCATGCAGGGCCAGGTTGGCTAGAGTTGGTTATAATAGAGGGCAAATACCTTCTTCTGGTGGTGAGACTCACATACAAACCGAAACATCTTCAAACTTCTGTAACAATAAGGATGAGGATGCTCAAGGAAACAGTGGCAGTAGTGAAGACTCAATGGTTTCTTTGGAAGAAATAGAAGCAAGCTTTAGGCAAGACTGGTGTGAAAATAAGAAGAGGGTTAGCAGTGGGTTAGTTAAGGCAAGAGGTGAAGCAAAAGTCAGGAGAGATTATGAAAGAACAGCTGGACTGgaaaggagagagaggaagTGTGCTTGGGTAGCAGCCACAGAGATGGAACCTGCAGAGAATAAGAAAGAAGCAGAGGGACTGGATACCTCAGATATCCCGAATGATGGAGATTGGAGAACTAAGCAGAAAGAAGCAGCTAACTGCTACAGCGTAGGATCTACCTACAGTTGCAATGACAGCAACAGCCTCTGTACCCACCTTCCGTTTGAGTTTCAGCATCAGCGAGCTCCTGCAGAAAGGCCCCTCTCACCATCTGAATATGCCTACACACTCCTGACCTCAAACAAACCAAGTGAGCCTTCTGTCGAATCAAAATATACTAGATGCAATGCCAATATTCATACTTTACCACTGCAAAATACTCCAGAGGTGACTTGCCAGAGAAAGAAAGCAACCTACTCTGTTACCAATCAGTCAACTACTTTACCTGTCACTATCATGGCCAAAGTTGGATGTATACCTGCTGAGTCCCTTAACACACCTTCAAAATGTTCTGCTTACACAAAGACATACAACTGTCCAGATGTCAATACCAAAAAGTCTGTTCTACCTCAAGATGAGACTTCTGTGGATTCTTTTAGCTATATCATGGATCCACTCAGCATCTCCCTGCTTCAAGTGGACCAACAGGCTGCAACAGCTTCGTTTCTACAGGGAAACAGCAATACATCAGCCTGTCCGGTTGAAAGAGTGAGTGGAGAGACTGGAAAAGAGTGTCTCTCATGTGCTGAAATGGAGGGGAAATTTGTGGAGGAAGGGGATGCAGAATTTCGCCTGTCTCTTTTGGAGCTGCCACAAGAAAAGACTCTCCATCCTGCTGTTAGTGATAGTAATCATACTGATCGACAgatatacataaaaaacaatgtCTGTGGAATAG GTACAAACAAGCCTCACAATCCTGAGTGTACCCTGGCTTCAAACCAGAATCGAGAGAATAGTCAGAAAAACCATAGTGTACCAGCTTTTAACAACAACGTCAGTGCATCCCCACCTAAAGCTGCTTCCTGTGCTTCTGTACACACTCCTGTCAGGTTACCGTCTGTCCAGCACTTTGGCAACACTggcttatccacttttaaaaatcCACCAGAATATGCATGTGATGAGaacaaaaaacattcattcTCCATTACAACACAACACTCAGGATGTTCCTCAGCTCACTCCAATACACTACTTTTAGACCAATCCAGCAATTCAAAAACTTCACCCGAACCAAACAATCCTGCAGAGTTAAGTAGGCAAGAAAGATTGAGCAATCAGCAAATTAGACCCACAGTCCATCTGCTTACCCTGGATGACTTGAACCATGCCAA GTGGTGTATTGTCAAGGCCCATTTGGAGCAGCTGAAAGATATGGAAGCTTTATGTCATAAAGAGAAGAAGCTTTTGTGCCAGCAGCATGACATG GCATTGGGGGAATATGTCCACAAGCTGGCAGAAATCATGGAAAGAAAAGCAAGATGTGCACACAGCATGAAAGCTCAGCTGCAGCCGTACCTGAAACCTATTCAATCTATGAACTCTCAAACCCAAACCCAAAGAGGAGAAAATTATTGTGATTAA
- the LOC121649355 gene encoding Rieske domain-containing protein isoform X1: MSSEEEISQKSSASLSPPSSSSPPSLHFIGKKEDIVKAGRVTKLVNGCRDVLVLYHQGQLYGMDMRCYHSGGALQYGDIEEFNGRLCIVCPWHKYKITLAEGEGLYQAVDDPTAKPLRTTWRSKGVKQRIHKVTEVNGDVYITLNDSSEAINSDVYQTEKYRTVLLKAQPKPKLK; encoded by the exons ATGTCCTCTGAGGAAGAGATTTCCCAGAAATCCTCTGCTTCATTGTCTCCCCCTTCTTCCTCATCCCCTCCTTCCTTGCACTTCATCGGGAAGAAGGAAGACATTGTCAAGGCTGGGAGGGTTACGAAGCTGGTGAATGGGTGCAGAGATGTTCTGGTCTTGTACCACCAAGGGCAGCTTTATGGAATGGACATGCGCTGCTACC aTTCAGGGGGCGCGTTGCAGTATGGAGACATTGAG GAGTTTAACGGACGGCTGTGCATTGTCTGTCCATGGCACAAGTACAAGATCACACTTGCAGAGGGTGAAGGGCTTTACCAAGCTGTGGACGATCCTACAGCCAAACCACTGAGGACTACGTGGCGCTCCAAGGGTGTCAAGCAAAGAATTCATAAAGTCACTGAAGTCAACGGGGATGTGTACATAACACTGAACGACTCCAGTGAGGCCATCAACTCAGATGTCTACCAGACTGAGAAATACAGGACTGTCTTACTCAAAGCACAACCAAAACCCAAACTAAAATAG
- the LOC121649355 gene encoding Rieske domain-containing protein isoform X2: MSSEEEISQKSSASLSPPSSSSPPSLHFIGKKEDIVKAGRVTKLVNGCRDVLVLYHQGQLYGMDMRCYRGALQYGDIEEFNGRLCIVCPWHKYKITLAEGEGLYQAVDDPTAKPLRTTWRSKGVKQRIHKVTEVNGDVYITLNDSSEAINSDVYQTEKYRTVLLKAQPKPKLK; encoded by the exons ATGTCCTCTGAGGAAGAGATTTCCCAGAAATCCTCTGCTTCATTGTCTCCCCCTTCTTCCTCATCCCCTCCTTCCTTGCACTTCATCGGGAAGAAGGAAGACATTGTCAAGGCTGGGAGGGTTACGAAGCTGGTGAATGGGTGCAGAGATGTTCTGGTCTTGTACCACCAAGGGCAGCTTTATGGAATGGACATGCGCTGCTACC GGGGCGCGTTGCAGTATGGAGACATTGAG GAGTTTAACGGACGGCTGTGCATTGTCTGTCCATGGCACAAGTACAAGATCACACTTGCAGAGGGTGAAGGGCTTTACCAAGCTGTGGACGATCCTACAGCCAAACCACTGAGGACTACGTGGCGCTCCAAGGGTGTCAAGCAAAGAATTCATAAAGTCACTGAAGTCAACGGGGATGTGTACATAACACTGAACGACTCCAGTGAGGCCATCAACTCAGATGTCTACCAGACTGAGAAATACAGGACTGTCTTACTCAAAGCACAACCAAAACCCAAACTAAAATAG
- the gtf2h3 gene encoding general transcription factor IIH subunit 3, producing the protein MAQEDEINLLVIVVDVNPIWWGQQAQREPEFTLSKCLDAVMVMGNSHMAMTRTNKLAVIASHCQDSHFLYPNKSGGGGENGEDDASSSRDGKYELLSIANNLIAEEIRNVMSKSEVMGNSTDALLAGSLAKALCYIHRVSKDLEVGQEIKSRILVIKAAEDCALQYMNFMNVIFAAQKQNILIDACVLDSDSGLLQQACDITGGLYLKIPQKASLAQYLLWVFLPDAEQRSQLMLPPPAHVDYRAACFCHRNLIEIGYVCSVCLSIFCIFSPICTTCETAFKIQLPQMVKPKKKKLKLPA; encoded by the exons ATGGCACAAG AGGATGAAATCAATCTGCTGGTCATCGTCGTGGATGTAAATCCGATATGGTGGGGTCAGCAAGCTCAACGTGAGCCAGAG TTCACCTTGTCCAAATGTCTGGATGCAGTCATGGTGATGGGGAACTCCCACATGGCTATGACCAGGACAAACAAGCTGGCTGTCATCGCTAGCCACTGCCAAGACAG CCACTTCCTATATCCTAATAAGAGCGGGGGAGGAGGGGAGAACGGTGAAGATGATGCATCCTCCAGCAGGGATGGAAAATACGAACTACTATCTATCGCCAACAACCTTATTGCAGAAGAGATCAGGAATGTTATGTCGAAAT CTGAAGTGATGGGGAATTCGACTGATGCTCTATTGGCTGGATCCCTCGCCAAAGCTCTCTGCT ATATCCACAGGGTCTCTAAAGACCTGGAgg ttGGACAGGAGATCAAATCAAGAATATTG GTGATAAAAGCAGCTGAGGACTGTGCTCTGCAGTACATGAACTTCATGAATGTGATTTTTGCAGCACAAAAGCAG aacatCCTGATAGATGCCTGTGTGTTGGACTCAGACTCAGGGCTCCTTCAGCAG GCTTGTGATATAACTGGAGGCTTGTACCTGAAGATACCACAGAAAGCATCCCTGGCACAATACCTTTTG TGGGTGTTCCTGCCAGACGCTGAGCAGCGTTCACAACTGATGCTGCCGCCGCCCGCACACGTAGACTACAGAGCTGCATGTTTCTGCCACCGTAACCTGATTGAAATTGGTTACGTGTGTTCAGTTTGTCTGTCAA tattctGCATCTTCAGCCCCATTTGCACAACTTGCGA gaCTGCCTTTAAAATCCAGTTACCACAGATGGTGAAGcccaaaaagaagaaacttaaACTACCTGCGtga
- the psmd9 gene encoding 26S proteasome non-ATPase regulatory subunit 9, giving the protein MKTTGDNSSGICEITMDDVKSLIKKKDEIEEQIKAYYDVLEDQGVGVEGPLVDAEGYPRADVNLYQIRTARHNISCLQNDHKAIMAEIEEALHKLHAREKAKREQDEAEAQVEAMEQRVTLPPPFARVDAVTEGSPASGAGLRVGDGVIEFGSVNTDNFQNLQNIASVVQHSEGKPFRVTVIRAGQKVHMSLTPQRWSGRGLLGCNIVPVQQ; this is encoded by the exons ATGAAGACGACGGGAGACAATAGCTCTGGGATTTGTGAAATAACCATGGACGATGTAAAAAGcctcataaaaaagaaagatgaaattGAAGAACAGATTAAAGCTTATTATGACGTCTTAGAAGAC CAGGGTGTTGGAGTTGAAGGTCCCCTTGTTGACGCTGAGGGTTACCCTCGAGCAGATGTTAATTTGTACCAAATCAGGACGGCAAGACATAACATTTCAT GCCTGCAGAATGATCACAAGGCTATCATGGCAGAGATAGAAGAAGCCTTGCACAAACTGCACGCTCGAGAAAAAGCCAAGAGAGAGCAGGATGAGGCAGAAGCCCAGGTGGAGGCGATGGAGCAGCGGGTCACCTTGCCTCCTCCCTTTGCACGGGTGGATGCTGTGACTGAAGGCTCACCTGCCTCTGGAGCT gGGCTTAGAGTTGGTGATGGAGTCATTGAGTTTGGCTCTGTGAACACGGACAACTTTCAGAACCTCCAGAACATTGCTTCTGTGGTGCAACATAGCGAAGGA AAACCCTTTCGTGTGACTGTGATCAGGGCTGGCCAGAAAGTTCATATGAGCCTGACCCCACAGCGATGGTCAGGCAGAGGTCTGCTGGG atgCAACATTGTTCCAGTCCAGCAATAA
- the LOC121649352 gene encoding rab5 GDP/GTP exchange factor-like codes for MWANKQRGIRVSQEELLCKNACGYYGNPAWQGFCSKCWREKSRPAGTPRQDTRPSSDGGLPTFSKFEEKKNIEKGRRINTVRRLFWGSSSPPKPQESPESHAKVLKAYQNLEPGDFTGFLKILRSPSSQRLQSRCTAFLNTMEAYHDLPVQKQSDLVQDFYQSFAEHFRSFPEDQVTQIMEHVEKLIMTRLHKWVFCHDSCDDEQKDLALQRRIRSLNWVTPQMLSVPFPDETIPVTSDPFMPAITAIIEMDAKRAPQDKLACVSKCSQHVFEALSTSNSEPANADDFLSGLIYVVLKANPPRLHSNMQYVIRFGLPHSLMAGESGYYFTNLSCAVAFIEKLDGPALNLSPEEFTGYMQGQRAPAALTKRQQLASDTQHLLEELKGRQEKLHQGADVLNAQLQKWVQTVHSQLDEATTQFALVRMEMTAQAEVSQVVSPSAHDASQQGDDKEQTMLLFNDQRLGSQDTDC; via the exons ATGTGGGCAAATAAGCAAAGAGGAATCAGAGTTTCTCAAGAAGAGCTGCTCTGCAAGAATGCCTGTGGGTACTATGGAAACCCTGCGTGGCAAGGCTTCTGCTCCAAGTGCTGGAGGGAGAAATCGCGTCCAGCTGGAACACCAAGACAAGACACAAG ACCGAGCAGTGATGGAGGACTTCCCACATTCTCCAAATtcgaagaaaagaaaaacattgagaAAGGTCGTCGGATTAATACAGTGAGAAGACTCTTCTGGGGCAGCTCATCGCCTCCAAAACCTCAAG AGTCTCCTGAAAGCCACGCAAAAGTGCTGAAAGCCTACCAGAACCTTGAGCCGGGGGACTTCACTGGCTTCCTAAAGATATTGCGGAGTCCCTCCTCCCAGCGTTTACAGTCCCGCTGTACAGCGTTCCTCAACACAATGGAAgcttaccat GATCTGCCGGTACAGAAGCAGTCGGACCTTGTGCAGGACTTTTACCAGTCTTTTGCTGAACATTTTAGAA gttttcctGAGGATCAGGTCACTCAGATAATGGAACATGTGGAGAAGCTGATAATGACACGGCTGCACAAATGGGTTTTCTGCCATGATAGCTGTGATGACGAACAGAAAGACCTAGCTCTCCAGAGAAGAATACg TTCCTTAAACTGGGTCACTCCACAGATGCTGAGCGTTCCTTTTCCAGATGAAACAATTCCAGTTACAAGCGACCCCTTCATGCCTGCTATAACAG ccaTTATTGAAATGGATGCCAAAAGAGCCCCACAGGACAAGCTTGCCTGTGTGTCCAAATGCAGTCAGCACGTCTTCGAAGCGCTCTCTACCTCCAACAGTGAGCCAGCTAATGCTGATGACTTCCTGTCAGGCCTTATTTATGTGGTGCTTAAGGCCAATCCACCTCGCCTACACTCCAACATGCAGTACGTGATTCGTTTTGGTCTCCCCCACAGTCTCATGGCAGGAGAAAGCGGCTACTACTTCACAAACTTG TCTTGTGCAGTGGCCTTCATTGAAAAGCTTGACGGACCAGCACTCAACCTGAGTCCAGAAGAGTTTACGGGCTACATGCAGGGTCAGCGTGCTCCAGCTGCATTAACCAAGAGAcagcagcttgccagtgacacACAACATCTACTGGAAGAGCTAAAAGGCAGACAAGAGAAGCTACACCAAGGAGCAGATGTTCTCAATGCACAGTTGCAGAAGTGGGTCCAAACAGTTCATTCACAGCTGGATGAAGCAACAACCCAGTTTGCTCTGGTGCGGATGGAGATGACAGCACAAGCTGAGGTCTCACAGGTAGTTTCACCTTCTGCTCATGATGCATCCCAGCAAGGAGACGATAAAGAGCAGACAATGCTTTTGTTTAATGATCAGCGCCTGGGTTCACAAGATACAGACTGTTAG